The stretch of DNA AAATTATCCCATATTTATCAAAATTTAGGGGGGAATTATCTCGAAGAATTTTTACTCTTCAAGGCTGGTGTTAGATACAGCGGCGCCAAACTTTTCTGAACCGATTAAAGGGGGAGCAAAATTAGTCGCTGTTGATTTAAAAACCAATACAATCAGAAAAGTATATACCTTTGCAGAAGACGTTGTCCTTCCAACGACGTATTTGAATGATGTCCGATTTGATTTTCGGGTTGGAAAAGCAGGCTATGCCTATATTACGGATTCGTCTTCCAAAGGACCAGGAGCTATTATCGTCGTAGATTTAGAAAGTGGTATCGCATTCAGACGGTTAAATGGAGCAAAACCAACTTCACCCGATCCCTATTTTTTACCGAAAGTAGAAGGTGCAATTTTGATGAATCGAAACAAAGATGGCTCAACTTCTCTCTATAGAGGGGCGTCGGATGGTATAGCCATTTCTCCCGATGGAAAGATTTTATTTTTTTGTCCACTAACCAGCCGCCATTTGTTCTCGATTTCAACAGATGCCCTGCGGGACAGAACGATACCGGATATCGATTTACTTTATCATGTGGCGTATTGGGGAGAAAAAGGTGCGTCTGATGGAATGATTACCGATGCAAAAGGAAACGTTTATGCCGGAGACTATGAAAACAACAGTATTCGAAAGATATTGCCGAATGGGATAATGGAAACCATTGCACATGATCCAAGAATTTTATGGCCGGATACTTTTTCGATTGGCCCGGATCAATACTTGTATGTCACTGTGAACCAATTACATCGGCAGGCAAGATTTCATTATGGCAAGGACCTAAGGCAAAAACCTTATAGTTTACTGCGTATAAAAATCGATGAATTACCTGCTCCTACCTTTTCATAATAAAACTGATCGAAAAAAACCACTAACATTGATTTTACCCTGAATTAAAGAAAAAAGAAGATAATGAGGTGGTACGATGGACTCAAAGCATTCCTATTATGGAACTGAAATAAAATGTGAAGAGGTTTCAATTGCCTTTCCGCCCCAACAGCAAGCCAGACAGCCGGGATTGGAATATTTAATGATTCCCCGGCCGATCTATGATAATCCTCACTATATTGGAACTGGAAAAATGAAGGGCCGGGTGGCAATCATCAGCGGGGGCGACAGTGGAATTGGCAGAGCTGTAGCGGTAGCGTTTGCGAAAGAAGGGGCAAATCTAGTCCTAGCCTATTTTGATGAACATGCAGATGCTATAGAAACAAAGCAAGCCATTGAGAAATTGGGTCAACGATGTCTTTTGGTTCCAGGCGATTTGCGCAGTAAAGAGCACTGCAAGGAGGTGATTTCCCGTACGCTCGGAACGTTTGGCAGAATTGACGTTCTAGTCAATAATTTAGCGGTTCAATTTATTCAAAATCGTTTTTTGGATATAAGCGATGAACAGTGGCATACAACATTCGACACAAATATCCATCCTTTTTTTTACATGACAAAGGCGGCGCTTCCTCATATGACTGCAGGAGGCAGTATCATTAATACAACTTCAATTAATGCGTATATTGGCCGAAAGGATTTGATCGATTATACGACGACGAAAGGAGCGATTGTAAGCTTTACACGGGCGCTTGCAAATAACGTTGTCGACAAGGGCATTCGGGTGAACGCTGTTGCTCCTGGACCGATTTGGACGCCGCTGATTCCCGCGACCTTTTCACCTGATATGGTTAAAACGTTTGGGAACGACGTGCCAATGAAACGAGCCGGTCAGCCATACGAACTGGCCCCTGTCTATGTCTTGCTTGCTTCAAGTGACGGTTCTTATATTACGGGTCAGACTATTCATGTTAACGGTGGTGGTTTTGTCGCTTCGTAATTGTGATTAGAAAAACAGGTTAATGCGGTGAGGCAATTCGTAATGGGATGATAATCTGTTTTGGGAGGGGGGCTTTTTATATTGCTGTAACGGTGATTCGTATTATTTAACAGCTGATACCACCCCCCTCTTTCTTGATCGACAAAATATGTCCAGATATAGGCAAATAGGTCATTATACAAGTGCGGTTCGCTACGATTGAACACTGCCCACAGGGCCGATGCCCCTAATGCCTCTGCCATGACCCAGTAATATTTGTTAAAATCGATGATGATTCCATTGGGAGCCATGCTAAAGCAAATGCCTCCATACTCACGATTTAAACCTAAGCATAGAGCGTTCTGAAATAAGGATTTTGCTCTTGGTACACGCCAACCGCTAGGATCAAGCTGCTCAAGACGCAACAACAGCTTGCTCCATTCAATCGAATGGCCAAAAATAAACCCATAGGGACGCAGTTCGCTTTTTGTATTACCATAGTTGTAGGTCCAGTTGATTGTCCAGTCTTCATAGTAATGCTCCCAAATGAGAGATCCTGATTGAGAAAGAAGACGAAACATCACCGATTCAGCAATGCGCTTCGCCCGCTCAAGATAAAGTTTATTTCCGGTTGCTTCATACGCCGCCATCATTGCTTCGCATAGATGCATATTGGCGTTCTGACCGCGGTAAGGCGATATTTTGGACCAGTCAAATGACATTTCATCGAGGTAAAGCCCATCTTCTTCTCTCCAAAAATAGCGTTCCAATACATCGAATGTATCGGCTATCATGGGAACAGCGGACGATATTCCCGCTTTGGCTGCCGTAGCGGCGGCCAACAGAACAAAAGCATGGCCGTAGGCTTTTTTCGTTGATTCAGTTACGGCCTGGCCCTTCAATTTCCAATAATACCCGCCGTGCGTATGGTCTCGTTGATGATACCATAGAAATGAAATTCCGTGCTCTGCCTTCCGCCGGTATTCTTCCGAATGACTCAGCATCCATGCCACACTGAAAACATACACAAATCTTGCTTGGCCTACAAGCTGCCTTGTTTCAAAATCACATATTGTTCCATCATCAAGAAAGCAGTTTATATATCCACCGTTAACGTTATCTATACATCTAGGTGCATAAAAGTTAACCGTATCAAGGATATGTTGTTTTAAAAAATGCGGAGAAGTAAAACTTGGGAATTTCTTTCCCATATTGGCGTCCTCCTTCTATATAGATAGACTCCCGACATTCGCAGAATGTGCAACCTCGGACTTCTGTCTGCATATAATTGACATTTCTTCAATATTGATAAGGGGCTTTCATCATTTTCCGAAACAGATATGAAGCTTTTAACCCATCTTATGTATTACTTCCGAGATATATAAGTAATTGGTGGGGCATTTATATCCCCTTAAAATTAAGGGTATCGCTTTGCGAAACAGAATTGGCGTCTCAAGTTATATGAGAAAGTCCCCAATATTAACTTTATCCGCATACCTGGTGCAAATCACATCATCACAAGGACCACATCAGTCATTTTTTTAGATAAATAATCCAAATGCGGGTCTTGCCAACTTTTCAGTTTCTTTAATGGACAGAATAGGAGATTGCTTCGGCAATTTTGATAGACTCATATTTTTGTTTAAATCAATTGACAGGGTGTTTTCATTTTTAGTAATATTAACTTAAAGTCATTATTCAAAACTTAGTTTTATAATATAAAACAAGGAATGGGATGCTTATGCCAATTATTCAGTCTGTAGACAGGGCTCTTCGTATCTTGGATTTGTTTGACGAACATACGACAGAGTTGAAAATTACAGAAATCAGCAGTCTGATGAGGTTGAATAAGAGTACGGTACATTCCCTTTTGAAGACCCTTCAAAAGCATCATTATATTGATCAGGATGAGGACGGCGGCAAGTACAAGCTCGGGATGAAGTTGTTGGAACGGGGGAATCTTGTCACCAGTCACTTGGACATTCGCACCGTTGCGAGAAAGTATTTGCTTGAACTTTCAATGAAAACGGGGTATACACTTCATCTTGTGATCCAGGATGGGAATGAAGGCGTCTATATCGATAAGGTGGAAGGGACCTCGGCAACGATTTTGTACTCACGAGTCGGAAGAAGAGTTTCTTTACATTGCAGCTCCGTAGGTAAAGTGTTACTTGCTTTTAAAAAGAAAGAAGAATTAAAGCAGATATTGAAAGGATATATTTATAAGAAGCAAACACCTAATACAATCACAAACGAAAAAGATTTTCTGAAAGAATTGGATCAGGTAAAAAAAGAAGGATATGCCATCGATCGCGAAGAAAACGAGCCTGCAGTGTCTTGCATCGCTGTTCCAATTCGGAATCATTTGGAAGAGGTTATTGCGGCGGTAAGTATTTCCATGCCTTCACCTCGTCTCAATGATGAAGAAATAGATAAGATTGTTCCAAAATTAAAGCAGGTGGGGGATGATATTTCAAGACAAATGGGGTATCAGCATAAAGTTTTAAGCAGTTAAATTTTTTTTTATACTTTTTCAAGAACGTCGTTCTATATTATAAAACAAATGGAGGATGAGCATGCGGATTATTCGTTTTTTAAATGGAAATGGCACGCCGCAATTGGCGGCTCTCACTGACGAAAACCAAGTATTTGAGCTGCCTTACAAAGACCTGTTAACAATGGTAGAGAAAGCGAAACAAAAAAATGTGACAGCCCTGGCTCTAGTTCAGGAATTCATTCAACTGTCACTTCCTTTGGAAGCTGAGCTTAAAGACCTCACATTACTCGTTCCAATCGAAGCGCCTGAAGTTTGGGCAGCAGGCGTAACGTATGAAAAAAGCCGTGATGAAAGAAACTATGAAGCTACCGGCGGCAAATTAAACGCCTCAACCTTTTACGACAAA from Pueribacillus theae encodes:
- a CDS encoding AGE family epimerase/isomerase, with translation MGKKFPSFTSPHFLKQHILDTVNFYAPRCIDNVNGGYINCFLDDGTICDFETRQLVGQARFVYVFSVAWMLSHSEEYRRKAEHGISFLWYHQRDHTHGGYYWKLKGQAVTESTKKAYGHAFVLLAAATAAKAGISSAVPMIADTFDVLERYFWREEDGLYLDEMSFDWSKISPYRGQNANMHLCEAMMAAYEATGNKLYLERAKRIAESVMFRLLSQSGSLIWEHYYEDWTINWTYNYGNTKSELRPYGFIFGHSIEWSKLLLRLEQLDPSGWRVPRAKSLFQNALCLGLNREYGGICFSMAPNGIIIDFNKYYWVMAEALGASALWAVFNRSEPHLYNDLFAYIWTYFVDQERGGWYQLLNNTNHRYSNIKSPPPKTDYHPITNCLTALTCFSNHNYEATKPPPLT
- a CDS encoding IclR family transcriptional regulator; this encodes MPIIQSVDRALRILDLFDEHTTELKITEISSLMRLNKSTVHSLLKTLQKHHYIDQDEDGGKYKLGMKLLERGNLVTSHLDIRTVARKYLLELSMKTGYTLHLVIQDGNEGVYIDKVEGTSATILYSRVGRRVSLHCSSVGKVLLAFKKKEELKQILKGYIYKKQTPNTITNEKDFLKELDQVKKEGYAIDREENEPAVSCIAVPIRNHLEEVIAAVSISMPSPRLNDEEIDKIVPKLKQVGDDISRQMGYQHKVLSS
- a CDS encoding SDR family oxidoreductase yields the protein MDSKHSYYGTEIKCEEVSIAFPPQQQARQPGLEYLMIPRPIYDNPHYIGTGKMKGRVAIISGGDSGIGRAVAVAFAKEGANLVLAYFDEHADAIETKQAIEKLGQRCLLVPGDLRSKEHCKEVISRTLGTFGRIDVLVNNLAVQFIQNRFLDISDEQWHTTFDTNIHPFFYMTKAALPHMTAGGSIINTTSINAYIGRKDLIDYTTTKGAIVSFTRALANNVVDKGIRVNAVAPGPIWTPLIPATFSPDMVKTFGNDVPMKRAGQPYELAPVYVLLASSDGSYITGQTIHVNGGGFVAS